The Phoenix dactylifera cultivar Barhee BC4 unplaced genomic scaffold, palm_55x_up_171113_PBpolish2nd_filt_p 000409F, whole genome shotgun sequence genome includes the window TCTAGCAGCATTTGACTAATCTGAGTTTGGTCCTCTActattttcctttggctcaTCCATAGTCTCGCAATTTTATTCTGCTTTCTTCTAATAGTTGTTGATTTATGAAAGAACTTAGTGCTAGCATCTCCATTCTTTAATCATATGATTCTGACCTTTTGTCTTTAGAACATTTCCTGCATTTGAAGGTTTCGATGATAGGCTCTTAGAAGGGATATGAGGTGCATGTGTTGTTGTTCAATGAGACCACCCTGTTGAGCTTCCATTATCTGTAACAAATGTATCTCCTCATATAACTGATGtctctttttaaataaattacctAGACTTCTCTTTCGATGCTCAATAGCTTGTTTTGTGTTCTGAAGGAGCCTAGTCAACTTGACTCCTGATGAATGATGACCCTCATAATgccaaacctgtttattaagCTCCTGAATGCCTTCATAGAATAGCCAAAACTTTTCAAATCTAAAAGATATTGGCCCTCTAGGTGTTTCCCTAATTGCATATAGTAGTATAAGGGAGCGATCAGAGACATATCTAGTTAGATGACTAAGACATGATTTAAGAAAGAGATCAATCTAAGTATCAGAAGCAAAGGTCCTATCCAACCTTTCCTAGACCCGAGAAAGACCCAAATGGCTATTGCACCAAGTGTAATTTGGTCCTTGATGGCCCAAGTCTTTAAGGCCGGTTTGCTAGAGGAAGATACAAACTTCACGAACTTTTCTATTAATTTTACAAGGTCTACcccatttcttatcttcaaagaaaGTAATGCAATTGAAATCAccacactacaagaaaatacactttcagCGACCACTTTCGGCGACTCCATGAATCGTGGTCGCGGCAAATAAGGCTATTTGCGACCAACATCCTTATTAGTTACTGAATGGTTATCCTACACCGACGAAATGGatatttggtcgcggaaaagcaaaaccaagttggcggggTGGAGGTAAACGTTTGGCGACTAACGTTTCGTCGCGGATAATAAGGCTATCTGCGACCACCATCCTTGTTAGTTACGGAATAATTATCCTACACCGACGAACTGCatatttggtcgcggaaaagcaaaaccaagttggcgggTGGCGGTAAAACTTTGGGCGACTAACGTTTGGTCACGGAAAAGAAGGCTATCGGCGACTAACATCCTTGTTAGTGACGGAATAAATATCCTACACCGACGAAATGCATATTTAGTCGCGGAAAAGCAATACTAAGTTGGCACGAGTCCAATATTTCGCGCGGGCTGGAGGAAAAACTAACGATGTTGTGCTAGCCCCTGTAAAATGCTaatttctaagttcaaaaaaagaaaaaactacttATTTTCAAATGGTGCCATTTGACATCTTAATTCACTTAGGAATGCATATTCTTGTCTCTTCGGCTAAATCTCAATCCCACAACTTTTCTTCATacttaaattcttttttttattattattataatataattttaaaagctCGAGCTCGATGCTTGACTCCTTATCAAATAAATATATGGATCGACAGGATACGCGACATGAGGACGTGGCAGGAACGAAAATTCgcttaaaaatatatagaatttTTGGACATCCTACGGGCAGGATCGAAAATCCGCTCCGAAATAAATTTGCACGCATCCTTTttagttactgaatgattgtTTTACATCAATTAAATGCATATTTGATCGTAGAAAATCAAAATCAAGTTGGCGCGAGTCCAGTATTTCGCGCGGGCTGGAGGTAAAAGTTTTAGCGACTAAATTTTGGTTCCTAAAGGTTCATATGTAGCGACTAAACCAATTTAGTCGCGAAAAGTATGAATGCAGGgaaaccaaataaaaaaaaacctaattccctatttttctccttttcaccCGCACGTCGCCTTCATCCCGCCTTCACCCCGCCTTCACCCTTTCGCCCGTTCGGTCATCCCTTCGGCGTCGGCGTCCCAAGGTACGTTCTCTTCTCGATTTTAATTTAGCAGAggccgggagggagagggagagggagagggagagggagaggtggccgGAGGTCGTCGGGAAATTAGGAGGCCAGCCGGGAGAGGATTGATAAGCTGGGAGAGAAACAGAggccgggagggagagggagagggagaggtggccgGGGGTCGTCGGGGGTCGTCGGGAACCAGTGGAGGCGagccgggagaagaagaaaccctTTTATTTTGCAGAggccgggagggagagggagagggagagggagcggtGGCCGGGGGTCCTCGGGGGttctcctccttcgccgccgccgccgccaccgggGAATTTGGAGGCGAGgcgagagaagaagaaaccgacgagggcttctcctccttcgccgccgccgcaTCCACCGcggagggcttctcctccttcgccgccgccgccgccaccgggGAGGAGATTTGGGGCTAGGTCCTTTTCCTAGGCCGGCAGGGAGAGAGAGCGAGGAGGGATTTGGGGACGgtggttttgttttgggtggagagaaacAGAGgatgttttggtcttggttttccttccctcacgttactccgatccagctgggccatcgggaagaaagatagggggattggagagggtggagatttttttaattttttcttcccATTTCTATTTGGGTTGAATGGTTGCCATGCTGTGGTATCGAAGGGGAGATGGgagatgaaattttttttaaactaaatatattttcatgctcctattcaagaattatattaaactgaagaggcttttttatctttgttagattcatgcatctttgttgaaatagtatacttgacagctatctattttcatatcattttttaactattttgtacttattaaaatttagtattattataataataaaaaaaaagaaatgtctCATTCACTGAATTTgtcttaggcctccaaatgtattgggccgtctCTAATTTTCTGCTGCAACTTTTTTTTGcaggatacaaaaataaatctataaactaATCAATCTAACTTGATGAAGTACTTTGTAGGTCAGTCAAAATGGACAAGAGTTGGAtgacaataaaaaatagaatgaaGAGTAAAGTGTATAGAGAAGGGGTGAAGTCCTTTATTGAATTTGCGGTGGCAAATTTAAGCTCAGCAAATGATATTTGGTGTCCTTGTGTCGAGTGCATGAATGACAAAAAACAAAGCATTCAAGTTGTCAAGATTCATTTAATGTTAAAAGGAATCTCGCCTTCTTATAAGACTTGGGTGCAACATGGAGAATATGCAATTGAAGGCACAATATGAAATTGCATTACAAGCATGTTAAGAACGTCTTACATATGGATCCTTATAGTCATCCATACGAACATGTGACTCAAGAGGATTGGCGCCACTTAATTGACGATGTGTGGAAAAGCAAAGAACACAAGGTAACTTACATATTTAGTGCTTCAGAGtttataagtaaaatatttgatcataatgttttctttagatttttaatttgtattttttttgaagGTGAGATCAAAAGCAGGCaaaaagaataggaaaaagCTTGAGTACAATCATTGTTCAGGATCTCGGTCATTTGTTGCAACAATGACTATACAGGTAATATATTTTTGAGTATGTACTGGCTATATTTTTAGTGAATTGCCTGTGAAACAGTCTATGGGATAGTTTTGGCTATTGTAAAATAGATAATTTGCTGCAAGTAGATTTTTTATTCTAGTTTGCTGCATGTATATTTTTGGAATCAtttatgcaagtagatctgacagTTATTCtagtttttttattatatagtgGCTATATGCTAATCTAAATTACACTTTGCAGCCGGAGTTTAATAGTTCTGAAAACCTTGAATTTCcagaattctataagaaaactcATACCAAGAAGAACAAAGAGTGGATTGATCCTATTTACGCCGTGAAACATGTAGGTATCTAAAATCTCAATAATAATTTAAATCACTTTATGCTtttgcaagattatatatacATTTAATTCTGTTGTTACCTTTGCATTGACAGTCAAAGATGTTGAGCTTGCGAGAAGAATCTTTCTAATCCGGTGTGCAATTAACATCAGAGGAGATGTCTAGGCAGGCACttggaaaaaggaagagatacattcttggatttggggatgggccgaagccctcttcatcttcttccacaccTAGTCGTGTGTCACAAGACCATGTTGGGGAGTTACAGAAACTTAAAGCTgagatggaggagatgaagatggagcGTGAGATGGAGCGTGAGGAGCTGCGGAGGCAATTGGAACAGGAGAGGAGAAAGcgtgaggaggaaaagaaagagcgaGAGGAAGAACAGAAGCAAATTGCACATCTTACAAGTTTGGTGACAGAGTTCTTAAAGGAAAAGACTCAAACGCATAAGTCGTctatccatcatgatggggccatGTCATCAACTGGTGGCACAAATACTCGTTGGTATGTATTCTCATTTATATTACGTAGGTTATTTAGAGATTTGGACCAAATTAAGTGAAATATCATTGTGAACTTatacttgaattttagtttattatttttcacatgtggttattgattgtgtattcttttttgcttactcagatacatggtggagttatgagcatgtgaatctagtttttggtacatgaatagcttttgttcagatgatcatggtggagttgtctacaagcagaaatcagttttttgtttattcatatttttatctacatgatggttgtttggatgaattgcaagatcagatattttgggatttttaatttacattttgatgtgtttggtgatgattatcaccttaacatatggtatggatgaaacatttTGATGAATGGTTAATAGGTTTGCTTGACTTTAGACTTATAGatgatgatatttataatgaatgattatggattctccaacattgtgtatacttctatttggatgagcaaatgtattgtgcaatatggataatggataggctgtgttggttgtacaggatttggaacgagcccaaaaataaatattaagcttataatttgaattattaattaaatacaGGTTAATACTTTCTGCCACCAAAAAATGTTTGTTGCCAATGCATTCCAATACATTCTACGACCAAACTCTTGGTGGGGGAAGATAGACATTCAGTGACCATATTTTTGGTAGCGGAAGACAAACATTCCACGACCAACTATTTGGTCGGCGTGGGAATTAGCGACAACAAATTTGGTCGCTGAAAAGTTGCTTTGGCAACCAAACGTTGGTCATTGTTGGTGTACCTTAGGTGACCACACAATATTGGTCGCCAAAACCTTTCAGTGACTAGGGTTCGGCGACGAAGAATATTCTAGTCGCGAAAAGGTTTCGGCGACCAAATATGGTTATTCGGCGACTCAAATCTTAGTCGCTGaatatgtattttcttgtagtgccaATAAGAAGGAAGGGTAAGCCTAAAAACATAACCATACTAGTCTCAGCCCAAATGCATTGGCGCTCAAATCATAAGTACTAGTATCCACTAACCCTAAGTGTACATGTCTGTCCGTGCAGAGTGCTTGCTGCAACTCCAGCTACTGCCAATATCTTTATGCCAGCTTACAATAACACTCGTTGAAAGTCCAATTGCCGGAATCATATACACTTTCCATAGTGTACCCATCACCCTTTTGATTCTATCCATGGCATTTTCAAAAAATCCGATTTCCACAAGGCAACATATAGAGGACTATGTTGGCGGATCAAAGATTTAGTATAGTTGACAAAGGGGGTTTTGGTTGCCCCCCAATATTTTCAAGCTAGAATTGTCATGATAACTGTGAGGATGGAGAGTCTACATCCTTGTCAGCCATCATAGGCAATTTAATAGCTACATTATTAGCCTCTTCACACTAGTCTTTCGAAGAGGTGTTCTTAGGTGGAGGCGACACTAGATTGGACTCGCCTTTTAAGTTGTCATTGTAATAAAGCACCAACTTTAATTTTTGGATATAATTATCATGAGATAGAGGAGCATTACCAGCCATAATATTGGAAGCCACAACCTCTTTTCCTTTTGCAGCTTTTTTCTTGAGTGTGTCGGTGCCTCCACTAgtctccaaacttctttctgtgCGTGTATAAGAGACCCATTGTTAGGGGGTAGAAAATGTTGCTCCTACATAGCCTCCGCTCTCTTGTGTAGATTCCTCCAGGACAAGCACCTTAGTTTGCGAGGGGGATTCGAATCCCGGAGAGGAAGTTATCTTTGGAGATTTCGTTGGAGACCACTTTCATTTTTCCTTTGCTATTGG containing:
- the LOC113461806 gene encoding uncharacterized protein LOC113461806 gives rise to the protein MNAGKPNKKKPNSLFFSFSPARRLHPAFTPPSPFRPFGHPFGVGVPSHPYEHVTQEDWRHLIDDVWKSKEHKVRSKAGKKNRKKLEYNHCSGSRSFVATMTIQPEFNSSENLEFPEFYKKTHTKKNKEWIDPIYAVKHSKMLSLREESF